In Mya arenaria isolate MELC-2E11 chromosome 1, ASM2691426v1, the genomic stretch GAAAATGACAGGAAATGAGGAACTAAATGAACTCGTGTATAAATGGTTTATGGACGCTTGTGCTCGTCTTGTTACTGTATCGGGGCCATTGATTCAGACCAAAGCCAAAAAGTATGCTGAGGAGTTAGGTCTTACTGAATTTAAGGCTAGCAATGGGTGGCTGGAGTCATTCCTTACTAGAcacaacattgtttttaagaaacAAGGTGGTGAGCGTGGCGAAGTCAATCCGACCACAGTAGCAAAGTGGTTAGACCAGATTCCATCACTTTGCGAGGGGTATTCTCCTGAGGACATCTTTAACATGGATGAGACTGGACTATTCTACCGAGAATCATCGAGATCCACATTCTACACGAAGGGAGAGGACTGCGCCGGTGGGAAACGAGCAAAGGAGAGGATAACAGTTGCCCTCTGTGCCTCAATGACTGGTAAGGTGTTAAGACCATATCTGTTACgataatgatgttgttgttgttgatgttgttgttgatgatgatgatgatgagttgttgatgatgttgttgttgatgatgatgatgatgatgatgatgatgatgatgatgatgatgatgatgatgatgatgatgatgataagttgttgttgatgttgttgttgatgatgatgatgatggagtAGGAtgaggattttgaaataatatttcaaaacattttttatttgtttgtcttcaGGAGAAAAGCTGAAGCCAGTCGTTATTGGCAAGGCACGTAAGCCCCGATGCTTTGGGTCGATCTCTGTGGACAAACTGCCAGTCAAATACTACAGCAACAAGACCGCATGGATGCACAGCTGGTGCTTCGAAGACTGGGTAAAATCGCTTGACCAGAAAATGAGGGCCGCGAACAGGCACATCCTCCTCTTTGTGGACAACGCACCCGTTCACCCGAACATCACTCTGAGAAACGTGAAGCTTCTGTTTTTTCCAAAGAACTGCACATCGGTTTTTCAGCCGATGGACGCTGGCattattcaaacattgaaattaaagtaCAGAAAGAGACAGCTTGCTCATGTGCTGAGTGAGATGGACAGAAACAGCAGCCAGACCGGTCCAGAAATCCTaaaggtttaaacattttacaagcCATGTGTTGGATCAACTCATCATGGAACGAAGTGAAGGCGGAAACCATCATGAAGTGTTTCCGGAAGTGTGGATTTGGGGACAATATATCAGCTAGTACAAGTGACCATGAGGAAAGTAACACGGACAGAGATGATATTGACGAGGATGATATACCACTCGCTGTGTTGAGATTGTCGCGCGATCTGTTCAGTCAGGACTTTAACACCTTAGCTGACATTGACGGCAATGTGCATACGTGCGACAACTCCATGACAGACTGGGGCCGCCCTGTTTCAGAGATTCTGTCTGAGATGAGGAACTCTGATGAGACTTCCAGCAACATTGATGATGAAGAGGAAGAAGAGTCTTTAAGATCGGTAAAAGTGGTTTCAACAAGTGAAGTGAGTGATTGTTTGGACACAATAAAAGCTTTTGTTCTACAACGATCACAGAGTGACATGCTTGACGTGATAATGTCTGCTCAGGATTTGTTAATGGACTTTAAATTAGAGACTGgagttaaacaaacaaaaat encodes the following:
- the LOC128226030 gene encoding tigger transposable element-derived protein 4-like yields the protein MTGNEELNELVYKWFMDACARLVTVSGPLIQTKAKKYAEELGLTEFKASNGWLESFLTRHNIVFKKQGGERGEVNPTTVAKWLDQIPSLCEGYSPEDIFNMDETGLFYRESSRSTFYTKGEDCAGGKRAKERITVALCASMTGEKLKPVVIGKARKPRCFGSISVDKLPVKYYSNKTAWMHSWCFEDWVKSLDQKMRAANRHILLFVDNAPVHPNITLRNVKLLFFPKNCTSVFQPMDAGIIQTLKLKYRKRQLAHVLSEMDRNSSQTGPEILKV